A window of Christiangramia forsetii KT0803 contains these coding sequences:
- a CDS encoding ArnT family glycosyltransferase: MKLKDNYLLLLVMVCIAIFFVNLDAILVNIMEARNFATAREMINLDHWIFTTLNNEPRYEKPPLPTWLTALSMLLFGMKSLFALRLPAAIMGTITVIFIYKLGFKITAHRKFAFIAGLIGVTSFYILHSGRDGQWDIHTHAWMIMAIYGMYRIFAEEGNKYTNGVIAGLLLGCSFLSKGPVSMYGLLLPFLIAYGAVYKYKNLRSKWKPLILMVLIAFIVSASWSLYVYFFDTHAVAKITEKETGRWLDYNTRPIYYYWSFVIQTGIWTIPAFVSLLYPYLKNRVFDKPGYKFTLWWTLASVVLLSIIPEKKSRYLLPVLIPLALNTAFYIEYLFRRFDMMPKKEKLVVYFNFSLIALIGLAFPIIGFYFLKDIFSEIWPWFLITSICLGLIGILIFYYLRRNRIKPVFYLSVWFIICIIFFAFPIAKKMELNPSYKSISVIDQHFDEDDLPVYEFSGFTPELIWEYGRPIKDLKNENAYDIPDKERFLLLVTESQTKEMKTVLSGFKIEKIDEIDMNASLNSHRERLYRNLFLISSE; the protein is encoded by the coding sequence ATGAAGTTAAAGGATAATTATCTTCTTTTATTAGTGATGGTTTGTATTGCGATATTTTTCGTTAATCTCGATGCGATACTGGTGAATATTATGGAAGCCCGAAATTTCGCTACAGCCCGGGAAATGATTAATCTGGATCATTGGATCTTCACAACACTAAATAATGAACCTAGATATGAAAAGCCTCCACTTCCAACATGGCTAACGGCTCTGTCAATGTTGCTATTTGGAATGAAAAGTCTTTTTGCGTTAAGGTTGCCTGCAGCAATAATGGGAACTATAACCGTAATTTTTATTTATAAATTAGGTTTTAAAATTACTGCACATCGAAAATTTGCATTTATCGCAGGTTTAATTGGCGTAACCTCATTTTATATACTCCATTCGGGTAGAGATGGACAATGGGATATACATACTCATGCCTGGATGATCATGGCTATATATGGGATGTATAGAATTTTTGCTGAAGAAGGTAATAAATATACAAACGGTGTAATTGCGGGGCTCTTATTGGGCTGTTCATTTCTTAGTAAGGGCCCTGTCTCTATGTATGGATTGCTCTTACCCTTTTTAATTGCCTACGGAGCAGTTTATAAATATAAAAACCTCAGAAGCAAATGGAAGCCTTTAATATTGATGGTATTAATTGCTTTTATCGTTTCAGCCTCCTGGAGTCTTTATGTATATTTTTTCGATACTCATGCCGTTGCTAAAATAACTGAAAAGGAAACAGGTCGTTGGCTTGATTATAATACCCGTCCAATCTATTATTACTGGAGTTTTGTAATTCAAACGGGAATATGGACGATTCCGGCATTTGTCAGTCTGCTTTATCCATATCTTAAAAACAGGGTTTTTGATAAACCAGGCTATAAGTTTACACTATGGTGGACTTTAGCTTCAGTAGTATTGCTTTCTATAATACCTGAAAAGAAATCAAGATATCTCTTACCGGTTTTAATCCCGCTTGCTTTGAATACGGCATTTTATATAGAATATCTTTTTAGAAGGTTTGATATGATGCCGAAAAAAGAAAAGCTGGTTGTTTATTTCAATTTTTCGCTAATCGCTCTTATAGGTCTTGCCTTTCCAATTATAGGGTTCTATTTCTTAAAAGATATATTTTCAGAAATATGGCCCTGGTTTCTAATTACTTCCATTTGCCTTGGATTAATAGGCATCCTCATATTTTATTATTTAAGGAGAAATCGTATCAAACCGGTATTTTATTTAAGCGTTTGGTTTATTATCTGTATCATATTTTTTGCTTTTCCAATTGCAAAAAAAATGGAACTAAATCCTTCTTACAAAAGTATTTCTGTTATTGATCAACATTTTGATGAGGATGATTTACCCGTATATGAATTCAGTGGTTTTACACCAGAATTAATATGGGAGTATGGAAGACCTATTAAAGATTTGAAAAATGAAAATGCTTATGATATTCCTGATAAGGAACGCTTCTTATTATTAGTTACTGAAAGCCAGACCAAGGAGATGAAAACTGTTCTATCTGGATTCAAAATAGAGAAGATCGATGAGATTGATATGAATGCGAGTCTAAACAGTCATCGGGAAAGATTATACAGAAATCTATTTTTAATTAGTAGCGAATAA
- a CDS encoding lipid-A-disaccharide synthase N-terminal domain-containing protein translates to MDSWLIYTIGFFAQLLFSGRMILQWILSEKSKKIITPIVFWHLSLLASFLLFVYGYLRNDFAIMMGQTLTYFIYIRNLQLQGEWHRYPKLFRIFLWIFPLLIVIYGFNNNQYDAAKLFRNEAIPFWLLILGSLGQLIFTLRFIYQWLYSERKKISSLPLGFWLLSLLGSGTITIYAILRKDPVLLAGHGIGLIMYIRNIYIQKNEVKG, encoded by the coding sequence ATGGATAGTTGGTTAATTTATACAATAGGTTTTTTTGCACAATTACTTTTCTCTGGGCGTATGATCCTACAATGGATTCTTTCTGAAAAAAGTAAAAAAATAATTACTCCCATTGTATTTTGGCACTTAAGTTTACTTGCTTCTTTTTTACTATTCGTTTATGGTTATTTAAGGAATGATTTCGCAATTATGATGGGGCAAACGCTAACTTATTTTATATACATAAGAAATCTTCAACTACAAGGTGAATGGCATAGGTATCCCAAGTTATTTAGAATATTTCTATGGATATTTCCGTTGCTCATAGTTATTTATGGTTTCAATAATAATCAATATGATGCCGCAAAGTTATTTAGAAATGAAGCAATACCATTTTGGTTGTTAATTCTTGGATCTTTAGGACAACTAATTTTTACCTTAAGATTTATATACCAATGGCTCTATTCAGAAAGGAAGAAAATATCAAGTCTCCCCCTGGGTTTTTGGTTATTAAGTTTACTTGGTTCGGGAACTATTACAATTTATGCAATACTTAGAAAAGATCCCGTTTTATTAGCAGGTCATGGAATTGGATTGATTATGTATATTAGAAATATTTATATTCAAAAAAATGAAGTTAAAGGATAA
- a CDS encoding two-component regulator propeller domain-containing protein, whose translation MSAQNQISFERISTNDGLSQSDINAIYQDKTGFIWFGTHDGLNKFNGYNFTVYKPKKDENSISSNLIFSITGDKKGNLWIGTTGSGLNFFDKTTDKFTTYRNDKKDANSLSNDHITCLFLDKKGRLWIGTRDGLNLLDLRKSKNEYRFQRFYIEKDKGSPENNTIYSIFEDSSGEIWAGGQIGLYKLKSNNEGATGFSKVNKDLNLPEGMVEAIAQDDNGKLFFGTSDGLYFLSDQTQQTKNVVRLVDGFFNDIQIDKENNIWGGTNKGLIYLENGKLPVVTDHFQYDPRNLNSLSKNIVKSLYTDDTGIIWVGTNGGGINKFDPGHKDFRHIRKTTADNSLSYDKIRAMYEDSNGTLWIGTEGGGLNMLLEEDNRNYSGFKNFETVLKPFALSEIEIDNKKTLLIGAEGTPSFYKLDISNPEKIKESDIIPIPEIEYSVFSFLTDSNENLWIGTYRGGVHRWVKDSASPDGFKKQQFLNEQNNPNSISDNIIRSIYEDSKGNIWFATGDGLARLKKDQIEKENPDFINYKHQKGDTTSISHDYILSLHESKDGALWIGTFGGGLDKFIPASQSQPERFISYSEEDGLPNNVIKGILEDEKGNLWLSTNKGLSRFNPEKETFKNFNVNDGLQNNEFQELAFLKRDDGEMLFGGINGFNAFYPSKIIENPYPPETVITNFSIANKPVKIDEKLKGRIVLDKSITETENIKVKYNQNNISFEFAGLHYASPKKNKYAYKLEGFDEDWIYTDSEKRFATYTNLNPGDYILKIKSTNNDGIWDPTPAELAIEVIPPFWMTNTAYVIYFLLFIALLYALLKYTIISTTKKHQLEMEHLEKEKNEELQQMKMDFFTNVSHEFRTPLTLIKGPLEYLQQKGKDLDYSIIENQYAMMYKNTKYLLRLLTQLLDFEKMDQGKMKLTVREGNIVKFLKEVGEPFKFISEKKNIEYKFETEKSSITSCFDPDALEKIMNNLLSNAFKFCPIDGYVLVKIKIDKKQIDGQVSEVVVIEVTDSGAGISAAKKERIFKRFYSKDISREKQMVGTGIGLSYTKSLVDHHLGTINIDKNEKGGSTFVISLPKDKSSYINKEGIKLYKGKDKEILLNPANSSSYLISLSDEKNDKNIFKDRPELPIILVVDDNKDIRKFIRQSLQDNYNIQEAENGREGFEKAKEIVPNIIISDLIMPEMDGIEFCHHCKNDPATSHIPFLLLTAKDSQESELVAMESGADDYLIKPFNLELLQLKLKNIITKRNHLRKRFNREIILKPEDVTVTSADEKFLQQAMDIVENNMMNTDFSVEMLVKEMGLSRSNLYLKLKEITGLSSSEFIRSIRLKRAVQLLEKSDLSVKEIMYMTGFNTASYFAKCFKKQFGKTPSEYVNKLNNT comes from the coding sequence TTGTCTGCTCAAAATCAAATTAGTTTTGAACGAATCTCTACTAATGATGGCCTTTCCCAAAGTGATATTAATGCCATTTACCAGGATAAAACCGGTTTTATCTGGTTTGGGACCCATGACGGCCTTAATAAATTTAATGGCTATAATTTTACAGTTTATAAGCCAAAAAAGGATGAAAATTCTATCAGCAGTAATTTAATCTTTTCAATCACCGGTGATAAAAAAGGCAATTTATGGATAGGGACTACGGGTAGCGGCCTCAATTTTTTCGATAAAACCACCGATAAATTTACCACTTATAGGAATGATAAAAAGGATGCAAACAGTTTAAGCAATGACCATATAACCTGTTTATTCTTGGATAAGAAAGGTCGCTTATGGATAGGAACCCGGGATGGTTTGAATCTACTGGATCTTCGCAAATCAAAGAATGAATATCGCTTTCAGCGTTTCTATATAGAAAAAGATAAAGGAAGTCCTGAGAATAACACTATTTATTCAATCTTCGAAGACAGTTCCGGTGAAATTTGGGCTGGAGGTCAAATTGGCTTATATAAATTAAAGTCGAATAACGAAGGGGCCACCGGTTTTTCAAAAGTGAATAAGGACCTTAATCTTCCCGAAGGGATGGTAGAAGCTATTGCACAGGATGATAACGGTAAATTATTTTTTGGAACTTCTGACGGACTCTATTTTTTATCCGATCAAACGCAGCAAACGAAAAATGTTGTTCGTCTGGTTGACGGTTTCTTCAACGATATTCAAATAGATAAAGAAAATAATATTTGGGGTGGAACCAATAAAGGACTGATTTATCTTGAAAATGGAAAATTGCCTGTTGTTACAGACCATTTTCAGTATGATCCCCGAAATTTAAACAGTCTCAGCAAAAATATTGTAAAATCCCTTTATACCGATGACACAGGAATTATTTGGGTTGGAACCAATGGTGGTGGTATCAATAAATTTGATCCCGGGCATAAAGATTTTCGACATATAAGAAAAACTACTGCCGATAATAGCTTAAGCTATGATAAGATACGGGCTATGTATGAAGATTCTAACGGAACTTTATGGATAGGAACCGAAGGTGGAGGCTTGAATATGTTATTAGAGGAAGATAACCGGAATTATTCAGGATTTAAAAATTTTGAAACCGTCCTAAAGCCTTTTGCTTTATCAGAAATTGAAATCGATAATAAGAAAACCCTGCTTATTGGTGCAGAAGGAACTCCTTCTTTTTATAAACTTGATATTTCCAATCCTGAAAAAATTAAAGAAAGTGATATCATCCCGATTCCTGAAATTGAATATAGCGTCTTTTCCTTTTTGACCGATAGTAACGAAAATTTATGGATAGGAACGTATCGTGGCGGGGTACACAGATGGGTTAAGGATTCAGCATCTCCTGACGGATTTAAAAAACAACAATTTTTAAACGAGCAAAATAATCCTAACAGCATTTCAGATAATATTATTCGGAGCATTTATGAAGATAGTAAAGGAAATATCTGGTTTGCCACGGGGGATGGATTAGCACGGCTAAAAAAGGATCAGATTGAAAAAGAGAATCCGGATTTCATCAATTACAAACATCAAAAAGGCGATACTACCAGTATAAGTCATGATTATATTTTAAGCCTGCATGAAAGCAAAGACGGAGCGCTATGGATAGGAACCTTTGGTGGTGGCTTGGATAAATTTATTCCGGCGTCACAATCCCAACCTGAACGTTTTATTTCATATTCCGAAGAAGATGGCCTGCCAAATAATGTGATTAAAGGAATTCTTGAAGATGAAAAAGGAAATTTATGGCTATCCACAAATAAAGGACTTTCCAGGTTTAATCCGGAAAAAGAGACCTTTAAGAATTTTAATGTTAATGACGGACTCCAGAATAATGAATTTCAGGAATTAGCTTTTTTGAAGCGGGATGACGGTGAAATGCTCTTTGGGGGAATCAATGGATTTAATGCCTTTTACCCCAGTAAAATTATAGAGAACCCCTACCCTCCGGAAACAGTAATTACCAATTTTTCCATTGCGAATAAACCCGTTAAAATAGATGAAAAGCTAAAAGGAAGAATTGTTCTGGATAAATCTATTACGGAAACTGAAAATATTAAAGTAAAGTACAATCAGAATAATATTTCCTTTGAATTCGCGGGGCTTCATTATGCCTCCCCTAAAAAAAACAAGTATGCCTATAAATTAGAAGGTTTTGATGAAGATTGGATTTATACAGATTCTGAAAAGCGTTTTGCAACCTATACTAATTTAAACCCGGGCGATTATATCTTAAAAATCAAGTCTACTAATAATGATGGAATATGGGATCCCACACCAGCAGAATTGGCAATTGAGGTAATCCCCCCTTTCTGGATGACCAATACTGCCTATGTGATCTATTTTCTGCTTTTTATTGCTTTACTCTATGCGCTTCTTAAATACACGATAATCAGCACTACTAAAAAACATCAGCTGGAGATGGAGCATCTGGAAAAAGAAAAAAATGAGGAATTGCAACAGATGAAAATGGATTTTTTCACGAATGTCTCTCACGAATTTCGGACGCCTCTTACGTTAATAAAAGGCCCTCTGGAATATTTACAACAAAAAGGTAAAGATCTGGATTATAGCATTATTGAGAACCAGTATGCTATGATGTATAAAAACACGAAATACTTATTAAGGTTATTGACGCAATTACTGGATTTTGAAAAGATGGATCAGGGTAAAATGAAGCTGACCGTTAGAGAAGGTAATATTGTAAAATTCCTTAAAGAAGTTGGTGAGCCCTTTAAATTTATTAGCGAAAAGAAGAATATCGAATATAAATTTGAAACTGAAAAAAGTAGTATCACTTCCTGTTTTGATCCCGATGCCTTAGAGAAAATAATGAACAACCTTTTATCTAATGCGTTTAAATTCTGCCCTATAGACGGCTATGTTTTAGTCAAAATAAAAATTGATAAAAAGCAGATAGACGGACAAGTTTCAGAAGTGGTCGTTATAGAAGTGACCGATTCCGGAGCTGGAATTTCAGCAGCTAAAAAAGAGCGAATCTTTAAGAGGTTTTATAGCAAAGATATTTCAAGGGAAAAACAAATGGTGGGAACAGGCATTGGCCTTAGTTATACCAAAAGCCTGGTAGATCATCATTTAGGTACTATAAATATTGATAAAAATGAAAAGGGCGGCTCTACCTTCGTTATAAGCCTACCCAAAGATAAAAGCTCTTACATCAATAAAGAAGGTATCAAACTATATAAAGGGAAGGATAAAGAGATCCTTCTAAATCCGGCAAATTCGTCGTCCTACCTTATTTCTCTAAGTGATGAGAAAAATGATAAAAACATTTTTAAAGACCGGCCTGAACTACCAATCATACTGGTAGTAGATGATAATAAAGATATCCGGAAATTTATAAGACAAAGCCTGCAGGATAATTATAATATTCAGGAAGCTGAAAATGGCAGGGAAGGTTTTGAAAAAGCAAAAGAAATAGTTCCCAATATTATCATTAGTGACCTTATCATGCCTGAGATGGATGGCATAGAATTTTGTCATCATTGTAAAAATGACCCGGCTACCAGCCATATTCCATTCTTACTATTAACCGCTAAAGATTCCCAGGAGAGTGAATTGGTGGCCATGGAAAGCGGGGCCGATGATTACTTAATAAAACCTTTTAACCTGGAGCTCCTTCAGTTAAAACTGAAGAATATTATTACAAAACGAAATCATCTAAGGAAACGTTTCAACAGGGAAATCATTCTAAAACCAGAAGATGTTACGGTAACCTCTGCCGATGAAAAATTCCTTCAGCAGGCCATGGATATTGTGGAGAATAATATGATGAATACCGATTTTAGTGTGGAAATGCTCGTTAAGGAAATGGGATTAAGTCGAAGCAATCTTTACCTGAAACTAAAAGAAATTACCGGTCTTTCTTCAAGTGAATTTATTCGCAGTATCAGATTAAAAAGAGCAGTCCAGTTACTTGAAAAAAGTGACCTTTCGGTGAAGGAAATAATGTATATGACAGGTTTTAATACAGCCTCCTATTTTGCTAAATGTTTCAAAAAACAGTTTGGTAAGACTCCTAGCGAATACGTGAATAAATTAAATAATACCTGA
- a CDS encoding sulfatase family protein: MKKYILKISEAIFTKHHYLLVIPIVFFISCATNAQSDVSKNSQKKPNIIYIMADDHTTQAFGIYGSRLAQLNPTPVLDSLARDGMIFDNAFVNNSICVPSRAAILTGQRAQTNGVIDLEGTLPVEKQYLPKEMSKLGYQTALVGKWHLHDEPAAFDYYQVLPVQGKYFDPDFRVRGEKSWPQNVIKTKGHSTDIITDISLDWLKNKRDPNKPFFLMHHFKAPHDDFEHAPRYEDYLKNAFIPEPASMYYNADNGSIATRGVHDSLTRIIGSSVSRRNLVRNQAMNIYPEKEIYKNYRDAGDIDISEHIPFELDAEERKYTSAVYQDYLKKYLRAVKGVDDNVKRLLDYLEQEGLMENTIIVYTGDQGFMLGEHDYIDKRWMYDESMRMPFFVRYPKTIQAGTRTNAIINNTDFAPTLIELAGGKTPDYMQGHSFKTILETGKEPEDWQDATYYRYWMHMAHKHGNPAHFGIRTKDFKLIFFYGKYWVDTEDPNATWNKESWGNDFKRHTPVAWEFYDLRNDPYEMNNAYDDPYYKEIISNLKIRLKDLREELNETDKNYPHIQKIIDEHWEN, encoded by the coding sequence ATGAAGAAGTATATTCTCAAAATTTCCGAAGCAATTTTTACGAAGCATCATTACTTGCTGGTTATACCTATTGTATTTTTTATATCCTGTGCTACAAATGCACAATCAGATGTTTCAAAAAATAGCCAGAAAAAGCCTAATATCATCTATATAATGGCAGATGATCATACTACGCAGGCTTTTGGCATATACGGAAGCAGGCTTGCCCAACTAAACCCAACGCCGGTGCTGGATAGTTTAGCACGTGATGGGATGATCTTTGACAATGCGTTCGTAAACAACTCCATTTGCGTACCCAGTCGAGCGGCTATTTTAACAGGTCAACGGGCCCAGACTAATGGAGTGATAGATCTGGAAGGAACACTTCCCGTAGAAAAACAATATTTGCCTAAAGAAATGAGCAAACTGGGTTATCAAACTGCGCTCGTAGGTAAATGGCACTTACATGACGAACCTGCAGCTTTTGATTACTACCAGGTATTGCCGGTGCAGGGTAAATATTTTGATCCTGACTTCAGAGTCCGCGGTGAAAAGTCCTGGCCACAAAATGTGATAAAAACTAAAGGACATTCTACAGATATCATTACCGATATTAGTTTAGACTGGTTAAAAAATAAGCGTGATCCGAACAAACCATTCTTTCTGATGCATCATTTTAAAGCGCCGCATGATGACTTTGAACATGCCCCCAGATATGAAGACTATCTCAAAAATGCTTTTATACCAGAACCGGCCAGCATGTATTATAACGCTGATAATGGTTCTATCGCTACAAGAGGTGTCCACGATTCCCTTACGCGAATTATAGGTTCCTCGGTTTCAAGAAGAAATTTGGTAAGAAACCAGGCCATGAATATTTATCCCGAAAAAGAAATATATAAGAACTATCGGGATGCGGGAGATATTGATATTAGCGAACATATTCCTTTTGAACTGGATGCCGAAGAACGAAAATATACTAGTGCTGTATATCAGGATTATCTTAAAAAATATCTTCGGGCAGTGAAAGGTGTTGATGATAATGTAAAACGATTGCTCGATTACCTGGAGCAGGAAGGGCTAATGGAAAACACCATTATTGTCTATACCGGGGATCAGGGGTTTATGCTTGGAGAGCATGATTATATAGATAAACGCTGGATGTATGATGAATCTATGCGCATGCCTTTTTTTGTTCGATATCCCAAAACCATACAAGCCGGCACCCGTACCAATGCCATTATAAACAATACAGACTTTGCTCCTACCCTTATAGAATTAGCAGGCGGAAAAACTCCTGATTATATGCAGGGACACAGTTTTAAAACCATCCTCGAAACCGGGAAAGAACCTGAAGATTGGCAGGATGCCACCTACTATCGTTACTGGATGCATATGGCTCATAAACATGGAAACCCAGCACATTTTGGTATAAGGACAAAGGATTTTAAACTTATTTTCTTTTATGGAAAATACTGGGTAGATACTGAAGACCCCAATGCTACCTGGAACAAGGAAAGCTGGGGGAACGATTTTAAACGGCACACCCCGGTGGCCTGGGAGTTTTATGATCTAAGAAACGATCCTTACGAAATGAATAATGCATATGACGATCCTTATTATAAGGAGATCATTTCGAATTTGAAAATCAGGTTGAAAGATCTCAGAGAAGAACTTAACGAAACTGATAAAAATTATCCCCACATCCAGAAAATTATTGATGAACACTGGGAAAATTAA